One Ricinus communis isolate WT05 ecotype wild-type chromosome 7, ASM1957865v1, whole genome shotgun sequence genomic region harbors:
- the LOC8261754 gene encoding probable serine/threonine-protein kinase WNK6 — MKAVKGWARQILMGLSYLHGHKPPVIHRDLKCDNIFINGNQGEVKIGDLGLATIMEQSNAKSVIGTPEFMAPELYDEDYNELADIYSFGMCMLEMVTFEYPYSECRNSAQIYKKVSSGIKPAALSKVKDPEVKLFIQKCIVSASQRLSAKELLMDPFLEVNGLAKNRPLSLPDIVMPKLSAFGDRCLMSEGPANARNKPPSMDLDNDPEMPIIKAFKNSFGRHFNSTFVEVRRAKKGNIFFLKGEKHDENSVSLILRIADQNGSRVRNIHFLFYLDGDTALLVSSEMVEQLELEDQNITFIAELIDLLLLKLIPNWKPCVRIEHLVPRNATNSSKGNLKSHKSSENYKDQIVVAGSAQDIRQIATYSRTSSCLDSCSQGGSIPRSEADQDGSAGIIKLSDMPSQTNESGNYRMAMVEDLVSEKSYTSAASSEWNDKRLSFNSCVTAESGLVNFDGHGFKGSQGDLLASMEAGQPPDSHMEISSDYPTSISFLSNKNESNELREELEKIELQYQEAIKEIIRQRHKAIIETTKRLS; from the exons ATGAAGGCTGTGAAAGGTTGGGCCAGACAAATTCTGATGGGTTTAAGCTACCTTCACGGTCACAAGCCACCAGTTATACACAGGGACCTCAAATgtgataatatatttatcaatggaAACCAAGGAGAAGTTAAAATTGGAGATCTCGGTTTAGCAACTATCATGGAGCAATCAAATGCCAAGAGTGTTATTG GAACTCCAGAGTTTATGGCACCTGAACTGTATGATGAAGACTACAATGAGTTGGCTGATATATATTCCTTTGGGATGTGCATGCTTGAGATGGTTACCTTTGAATATCCTTACAGTGAATGTAGGAACTCAGCTCAAATTTATAAGAAGGTTTCATCT gGAATAAAGCCTGCTGCCCTGTCTAAGGTAAAGGATCCAGAAGTCAAACTATTTATTCAGAAGTGTATAGTCTCAGCTTCTCAAAGACTATCTGCTAAAGAGCTTTTAATGGATCCTTTCCTTGAGGTGAATGGATTAGCAAAGAATCGTCCTTTGTCACTTCCTGACATTGTAATGCCTAAATTATCAGCATTTGGAGATCGTTGTTTAATGTCAGAAGGACCTGCCAATGCAAGAAATAAACCTCCCTCCATGGATTTGGATAATGATCCAGAAATGCCCATTATTAAAGCTTTTAAAAATTCCTTTGGTCGGCATTTCAATTCTACATTTGTGGAGGTCCGGAGGGCAAAGAAAGGCAACATTTTCTTTCTGAAAGGTGAAAAACATGATGAGAACTCGGTGTCATTAATACTCCGAATAGCTGATCAAAATG GTTCCCGGGTTAGGAAtattcatttccttttctatctTGACGGTGACACTGCTCTCTTGGTTTCAAGTGAAATGGTCGAGCAATTAGAACTGGAAGATCAAAATATTACATTCATAGCAGAGCTTATAGATTTGTTATTGTTGAAGTTAATACCCAATTGGAAACCTTGTGTCCGAATTGAGCACCTAGTTCCTCGAAATGCAACAAATAGTAGCAAGGGCAACCTGAAGAGCCACAAGTCGTCAGAAAATTACAAGGATCAGATTGTTGTTGCAGGTTCTGCTCAGGATATTCGTCAAATTGCAACTTATTCGAGGACTTCAAGTTGCCTTGATTCTTGTTCTCAAGGAGGATCAATCCCAAGATCAGAAGCGGATCAGGACGGTTCTGCAGGTATTATAAAACTCAGTGACATGCCATCCCAAACTAACGAGTCTGGCAACTATAGGATGGCAATGGTTGAAGATCTAGTTTCTGAGAAGTCGTACACTTCTGCAGCCTCTAGTGAGTGGAATGACAAAAGGTTATCTTTTAATTCATGCGTCACTGCAGAGTCAGGACTTGTAAACTTTGATGGGCATGGATTCAAAGGTTCCCAAGGGGATCTTTTGGCTAGCATGGAGGCAGGTCAACCACCTGATAGCCATATGGAGATCTCTTCTGATTATCCAACTAGCATTTCCTTTTTGTCTAATAAGAATGAAAGCAACGAGCTCAGGGAGGAGCTAGAAAAGATAGAACTTCAATATCAAGAGGCAATCAAAGAGATAATTAGACAGAGACATAAAGCAATCATAGAAACAACAAAAAGGTTGTCATAG
- the LOC8261753 gene encoding probable inactive dual specificity protein phosphatase-like At4g18593 codes for MATMDNSVSAPVPEADTNNSDLEPASKPQVIYRCKKCRRIVASVENIVLHERGKGEECFKWKRRSGDPQDKEPAECSSIFVEPMKWMQTVHEGFVGEGSVGEKLQCLGCKARLGSFNWAGMQCNCGTWVNPAFQLHKSRLDKCFI; via the exons ATGGCGACAATGGACAACTCAGTTTCAGCACCTGTGCCAGAAGCTGACACTAATAATTCTGATTTAGAACCTGCCTCAAAGCCTCAAGTCATATACCGCTGTAAAAAGTGTCGAAGAATTGTAGCATCAGTGGAGAACATTGTTTTACATGAGCGTGGAAAGGGAGAAGAATGCTTTAAATGGAAAAGGAGAAGTGGTGATCCCCAAGACAAGGAACCAGCTGAATGCTCCTCCATCTTTGTAGAACCCATGAAGTGGATGCAAACAG TGCACGAAGGTTTTGTGGGAGAAGGTTCTGTAGGAGAGAAGCTTCAGTGCCTGGGCTGCAAAGCACGGTTAGGTTCCTTCAATTGGGCAGGCATGCAATGCAACTGTGGAACATGGGTCAATCCTGCATTTCAATTGCACAAAAGTAGATTAGACAAATGTTTTATATGA